A genome region from Pseudomonas sp. S06B 330 includes the following:
- a CDS encoding tetratricopeptide repeat protein, whose translation MTRSNAISRISLRISMVFILCFGFSAWTLAALTPVQQAAKERGIMLYNQYKPAEKELRIAAEAGDAEAQFYLGEELRHKHRHMTAEARNFLEASASQGNLYAMIRLGNSGSGLCNILGNCPAGFKSQEDWLREALRISKEQAAQGDPEGLYILYKVTGDFDSLIKSAEAGFPFAQYWLAQRYHNGDGFFWLPWQRSQEIERWFKAAAENGHPQAMVEYAVIVYEDRGDMAVVRHWIEESAKTGYENGIGLLAAESAHERVYFDFPLDLVKGYGLMSLLLVLDVGGGTLGATEHSLAEMIKKMTPEQIEQGKAFALEWQAANPRPISFFPMMLDPLDSF comes from the coding sequence ATGACGCGTTCCAACGCCATTTCGAGAATATCATTAAGAATTTCGATGGTCTTTATTCTATGCTTTGGGTTTTCAGCTTGGACGCTGGCAGCGTTAACACCTGTTCAGCAGGCGGCGAAAGAGCGCGGCATCATGCTGTACAATCAATATAAACCCGCCGAAAAGGAGTTGCGTATTGCCGCTGAAGCCGGAGACGCAGAGGCACAGTTTTACTTGGGAGAGGAGCTTCGACACAAACATCGTCACATGACAGCAGAAGCCAGAAATTTTCTTGAGGCCTCTGCGAGTCAAGGCAACCTGTATGCGATGATTCGTCTGGGCAATAGCGGTAGTGGGCTGTGCAATATATTAGGAAATTGCCCGGCAGGTTTTAAAAGCCAAGAAGATTGGCTTCGGGAGGCGTTAAGAATATCAAAAGAACAAGCGGCACAAGGAGATCCTGAAGGGTTGTATATACTCTATAAAGTAACAGGGGACTTTGACTCATTGATAAAATCCGCTGAAGCAGGGTTCCCCTTTGCCCAGTATTGGTTGGCACAAAGATACCATAACGGTGATGGTTTTTTTTGGCTACCTTGGCAACGCAGCCAGGAAATTGAACGCTGGTTCAAAGCGGCCGCTGAAAATGGTCACCCACAAGCCATGGTTGAGTACGCCGTCATTGTTTATGAAGATCGCGGCGACATGGCGGTGGTGCGTCACTGGATTGAAGAATCCGCAAAAACAGGTTATGAAAATGGTATTGGGCTTCTGGCAGCTGAGTCTGCACATGAACGAGTCTATTTCGACTTTCCACTCGACTTAGTCAAAGGTTATGGCCTGATGTCACTGTTGTTAGTGCTTGACGTTGGTGGAGGCACACTGGGTGCCACAGAACATAGCCTAGCCGAAATGATTAAAAAGATGACCCCTGAACAAATCGAACAAGGTAAAGCCTTCGCACTGGAATGGCAGGCCGCCAACCCACGACCTATTTCATTCTTCCCTATGATGCTTGACCCGTTGGATTCGTTTTGA